The following proteins come from a genomic window of Methanocella conradii HZ254:
- a CDS encoding NAD(P)/FAD-dependent oxidoreductase, which translates to MAEETVYDVAIIGAGPAGMTAALYCARANLSTVMFGDPFASQLAKAGDVENYPGFDSIRGIELVEKFSKQLERYDIKLVQSYVGHIVRNDGFFRLFTDMGEFIARSVIVSTGAKQWELNIPGEKEYLYRGVSYCAVCDGSFYKGKKVALIGYGEQAASAAIYLAGLAKHVLVLSSKPDMDAPIHGEQLKAIGNVEIIGNARVLAIEGNEFAEHVRFEVDGQERIERIDGLFIEGGVPNSVLAKDLGLELDEKGNIEVFRPDQLTKVEGVFAAGDVTGGLHQISKAVGEGACAAVSAAIYVKKKFKIRK; encoded by the coding sequence GTGGCTGAAGAGACCGTATATGACGTGGCCATCATCGGAGCAGGCCCGGCGGGCATGACCGCGGCGCTATATTGCGCCAGGGCCAACCTTTCGACCGTGATGTTTGGGGACCCTTTCGCCTCCCAGCTCGCGAAGGCCGGCGACGTGGAGAACTACCCTGGCTTCGATTCCATACGAGGCATCGAGCTGGTCGAAAAGTTCAGCAAGCAGCTCGAAAGGTATGATATCAAGCTCGTGCAGTCCTATGTAGGGCATATCGTCCGAAACGACGGCTTTTTCAGGCTTTTTACGGATATGGGGGAGTTTATCGCCAGGTCGGTCATAGTCTCGACCGGCGCAAAGCAGTGGGAATTAAACATACCAGGCGAGAAGGAGTACCTGTACAGGGGAGTATCATATTGCGCCGTGTGCGATGGGTCTTTTTATAAAGGCAAAAAGGTAGCCCTCATAGGATATGGCGAGCAGGCGGCCAGCGCCGCCATATACCTCGCGGGCCTTGCGAAGCACGTTTTGGTACTGTCGAGTAAGCCGGACATGGATGCCCCGATACACGGGGAGCAATTGAAGGCGATTGGCAACGTGGAGATCATCGGCAACGCCAGGGTGCTGGCCATCGAGGGGAATGAGTTTGCAGAGCACGTAAGGTTTGAGGTGGATGGCCAGGAAAGGATTGAGAGGATTGATGGCCTGTTCATCGAGGGGGGCGTGCCCAACTCCGTTCTTGCGAAAGACCTTGGCCTTGAGCTTGACGAGAAGGGTAACATCGAGGTTTTCAGGCCAGACCAGCTTACAAAGGTTGAAGGCGTCTTCGCCGCGGGCGACGTGACTGGCGGCCTCCATCAGATATCGAAGGCCGTTGGCGAGGGCGCCTGCGCTGCCGTGAGCGCGGCCATCTATGTTAAGAAAAAGTTTAAAATAAGAAAATAG
- a CDS encoding sodium:solute symporter family protein encodes MAVSTLMFAICTAIYIAIVLFLGYMGFKRTKGTEDYMLAGRKVHPALIALSYGATFISTSAIIGFGGVAANLGMGIIWLVGLNIFFGIFIAFIIYGKKTRQIGQKLKAVTFPDLMGKIYNSAFMQYACGLIIVVGMPLYTSAVMIGGARFIETTFSMDYNLALLIFAAITAIYVIFGGLLAVIYTDSFQAIIMLLGMSILLIFTYVSLGGVTNAHEALSNMASLVPASLASTGMTGWTTMPSMFSPIWLTLVTTIILGVGIGVLAQPQLIVRFMTAKDDKALNRAVPIGGFFILMLPGVAYTIGALTNVYFYEKMGKLAVAAAGGNTDSVIPLYINMSMPDWFVVLFMLTLLAAAMSTLSALFHSMGTAAVNDIWGRWRNKKPSLAETKAFVLIMIIVSVLLAYIMPGSIIARATAMFMGLCAAAFLPAFTHAIFSKKPSTRAAASSLVVGAVAWFLWTAFVHIKESEPLGISMLLFGQNAILPMPWQVVDPLVIALPLSIITLAAVWMVERVTTTKEEDAAEKAI; translated from the coding sequence ATGGCCGTAAGCACGCTTATGTTTGCCATATGTACGGCCATTTACATAGCAATCGTTTTATTCCTGGGCTACATGGGCTTTAAGCGGACCAAAGGCACTGAGGACTACATGCTGGCTGGCCGCAAGGTCCATCCGGCGCTCATAGCCCTATCGTATGGGGCCACGTTTATCAGCACTTCGGCCATCATAGGGTTTGGCGGCGTCGCGGCAAACCTGGGCATGGGCATCATATGGCTGGTCGGCCTCAACATCTTCTTCGGGATATTTATTGCGTTCATCATATATGGAAAAAAGACCAGGCAGATCGGCCAAAAGCTGAAAGCCGTCACGTTTCCCGACCTCATGGGCAAGATATACAACTCGGCGTTCATGCAATATGCATGCGGCCTTATAATAGTAGTAGGCATGCCGCTCTACACCTCGGCGGTCATGATTGGCGGGGCGAGGTTCATCGAGACGACGTTTAGCATGGATTACAATTTGGCGCTGCTGATATTCGCGGCCATCACGGCTATATACGTCATATTTGGAGGCCTGCTCGCCGTGATATACACGGACTCGTTCCAGGCGATCATAATGCTACTGGGCATGTCGATTTTGCTGATATTCACCTACGTCTCGCTGGGAGGGGTTACGAATGCGCATGAGGCCCTGTCGAACATGGCAAGCCTGGTGCCCGCAAGCCTTGCCTCGACGGGCATGACAGGATGGACCACGATGCCATCCATGTTCTCGCCCATATGGCTTACCCTGGTCACGACTATAATCCTGGGCGTGGGCATAGGCGTTCTCGCACAGCCACAGCTGATAGTCCGCTTCATGACCGCTAAGGATGATAAGGCCCTGAACAGGGCTGTGCCCATCGGAGGCTTTTTCATCCTCATGCTCCCTGGCGTTGCATATACTATTGGCGCGCTCACAAACGTGTACTTCTACGAGAAAATGGGGAAACTAGCGGTGGCAGCGGCCGGCGGGAATACCGACTCGGTGATACCGCTGTACATCAACATGTCCATGCCGGACTGGTTCGTGGTGTTATTCATGCTCACGCTGCTGGCAGCCGCAATGTCCACCCTGAGCGCCCTGTTCCATAGCATGGGCACCGCGGCGGTGAACGACATATGGGGCAGGTGGAGGAATAAGAAGCCGTCGCTGGCCGAGACCAAGGCCTTTGTCCTCATCATGATAATCGTGAGCGTCCTGCTCGCCTATATCATGCCCGGGAGCATCATCGCCCGCGCCACCGCCATGTTCATGGGCCTGTGTGCCGCGGCATTCCTGCCTGCGTTCACCCACGCCATTTTCAGCAAGAAGCCTTCCACGAGGGCAGCGGCTTCGAGCCTGGTGGTCGGTGCAGTCGCATGGTTCCTCTGGACGGCCTTCGTGCATATCAAAGAATCTGAGCCGCTGGGCATATCGATGCTGCTCTTTGGCCAGAATGCCATATTGCCAATGCCCTGGCAGGTGGTGGATCCGCTTGTCATAGCGCTCCCTCTGTCTATCATCACCCTGGCCGCCGTATGGATGGTAGAGCGCGTGACGACAACCAAAGAAGAAGATGCAGCGGAAAAAGCAATATAA
- a CDS encoding symporter small accessory protein, which yields MLGIDDPWILGGYIFTIGVTIACILYGLLNWNKGGEQ from the coding sequence TTGTTAGGCATTGATGACCCCTGGATATTAGGCGGGTACATTTTCACTATAGGCGTTACGATTGCATGTATATTGTATGGGTTGCTGAACTGGAATAAGGGCGGGGAGCAATAA
- a CDS encoding UbiD family decarboxylase, producing MGLREFLELLRKEGSLLEINKPISPIFEAPRYAYQDRRTVLFNDCNGMRAVMNVLNSREALAKALGVTPGNIIGKLTSTGFDGEVKRVDDSPMFQVKSKANLSKLPIMKHFKKDGGAYITAGIVVSKYKDMYNASIHRLMVVNDNTLAARLVPPRHTYVMHKEAAKQNEPLQVGIVIGVDPVTVFAASTRVPQGKEWEYAAALKGEPIELVTLDNGVEVPHGEIVLEGSIDPVEKVKEGPFVDITGSYDHIRPEPVIHLTNMMMRKDPIYHGILPGGNEHKLLMGVPYEPLIYNAVANVTKVKNVVLTEGGCCYLHAIVQIEKQTEGDGKNAIMAAFAAHTSLKHVVVVDSDIDIFDPMDVEYAIATRTKADRDVMIISNVRGSSLDPVSEDNVTSKMGIDATKPLKASEKYERAKI from the coding sequence ATGGGTCTTCGAGAATTTTTGGAATTGCTGAGAAAGGAAGGAAGCCTGCTGGAGATAAACAAGCCGATTTCGCCAATTTTCGAGGCGCCGCGCTACGCATACCAGGATAGGAGAACGGTCCTTTTTAATGATTGCAATGGCATGAGGGCGGTCATGAACGTGCTTAACTCAAGAGAGGCCCTTGCTAAGGCGCTCGGCGTCACCCCTGGCAACATCATAGGCAAGCTTACGTCGACGGGGTTCGACGGCGAGGTCAAGCGGGTCGACGACTCTCCGATGTTTCAGGTGAAGTCAAAGGCAAACCTCTCTAAGCTGCCCATCATGAAGCACTTCAAGAAGGATGGGGGAGCGTATATAACTGCTGGCATCGTGGTCTCGAAGTATAAGGACATGTATAATGCCTCCATTCATCGGCTGATGGTGGTCAACGATAATACGCTGGCGGCAAGGCTCGTGCCCCCCAGGCATACCTATGTCATGCATAAGGAGGCGGCGAAGCAGAATGAGCCACTGCAGGTCGGCATCGTCATAGGCGTGGACCCTGTGACGGTTTTTGCCGCATCGACCAGAGTGCCGCAGGGCAAGGAGTGGGAGTACGCAGCGGCGCTTAAGGGCGAGCCCATCGAGCTGGTTACGCTGGATAATGGAGTCGAGGTGCCGCATGGCGAGATAGTCCTGGAGGGCAGCATCGACCCTGTGGAAAAGGTAAAGGAAGGCCCCTTCGTTGACATCACCGGCTCGTACGACCACATCAGGCCCGAGCCTGTCATCCACCTCACGAACATGATGATGCGAAAGGACCCAATCTATCATGGCATATTGCCGGGAGGCAACGAGCATAAGCTCCTCATGGGCGTGCCATATGAGCCTTTAATCTATAACGCTGTGGCAAACGTGACCAAGGTGAAGAACGTGGTGCTAACCGAAGGAGGGTGCTGCTACCTGCACGCCATCGTCCAGATCGAGAAGCAGACCGAGGGCGACGGCAAGAACGCGATCATGGCGGCGTTCGCCGCCCACACCAGCCTCAAGCACGTCGTCGTGGTCGACAGCGATATCGACATCTTCGACCCGATGGACGTGGAGTATGCTATTGCCACGAGGACGAAGGCAGACAGAGACGTCATGATAATATCCAACGTGCGCGGCAGCTCCCTCGACCCTGTGTCAGAGGATAACGTCACGAGCAAGATGGGCATAGACGCCACCAAGCCGCTGAAGGCAAGCGAAAAGTACGAGCGGGCTAAAATATAA
- a CDS encoding HesA/MoeB/ThiF family protein, whose translation MTHERDLTDYDLVRYDRQIMLRGIGEEGQRKLKGTRVFVAGCGGLGSPVAYYLAAAGFGSLVLADMDIVDLSNLNRQILHWDSNIGEKKVKSAYEKLAQLNPEIEVNPLDMEIDELNVYEVTKGCDVIVDCLDNFEARYLLNRASLKHGIPFIHASIWGMEGRVTTFVPGKTPCLECIFPKAPPQEKFPVLGATAGVLGAIQVTEAAKVVLGIGEPLLSRLLVYDGEYMQFHEVRLERNPECPACRI comes from the coding sequence ATGACGCATGAGAGGGACTTGACGGATTACGACTTGGTGAGGTATGATCGCCAGATAATGTTGAGAGGTATTGGCGAGGAAGGGCAAAGGAAGCTGAAGGGTACCAGGGTTTTTGTCGCTGGCTGCGGCGGGCTGGGCAGCCCGGTTGCATACTATCTCGCGGCCGCCGGCTTCGGGTCCCTGGTTCTGGCGGACATGGATATAGTCGACCTGAGCAATCTGAACCGCCAGATACTGCACTGGGATTCTAACATAGGAGAGAAGAAGGTTAAGAGCGCGTATGAGAAGCTGGCTCAATTGAACCCTGAAATCGAGGTCAACCCGCTGGACATGGAGATAGACGAACTTAATGTTTATGAGGTTACCAAGGGCTGTGACGTCATCGTGGATTGCCTGGATAACTTTGAGGCAAGGTATCTATTGAACAGGGCATCGCTGAAGCATGGCATCCCTTTTATTCATGCTTCGATATGGGGCATGGAGGGGCGGGTGACGACTTTCGTGCCGGGTAAGACGCCGTGCCTGGAATGTATTTTCCCAAAAGCGCCCCCGCAGGAGAAGTTCCCGGTGCTTGGGGCCACGGCCGGCGTGCTGGGCGCAATACAGGTCACCGAGGCGGCCAAGGTCGTCCTCGGCATCGGGGAGCCCCTGTTGAGCCGCTTATTAGTCTATGATGGCGAATACATGCAGTTCCATGAGGTCAGGCTAGAAAGGAACCCTGAATGCCCGGCCTGCAGGATTTAA
- the truD gene encoding tRNA pseudouridine(13) synthase TruD, with product MPGLQDLRRQVSMARKTPFELEMLMGIEAYMTDEEGIGGDLRIEPADFKVSEISDFKVGQSGEYLIVRLTKENWETHHLIRDLSRQLGISEERIGIAGTKDKRAVTSQLISIRGISEEQLARVDLPRVRLEPIGRANRDIGLGDLRGNEFDINIKNIVLDKEGLSMRVKAIDESIARAGGVPNFFGYQRFGIVRPVTHLVGKKLVQGDVEGAAMAYIAASFPGEMEENRKARDLVFKTKDFKEGLKLYPLNLRYERAMMHYLVEHPGDYAGAFRALSPRLLKLFVHAYQSYLFNRLLSRRMLDGISLVEPVEGDVICFADGRGVADVSKLEVVTGRNLADVRFLIKRHRAFVTLPLIGKDTALDGGITGEEERRILEEEGITPADFAIAAMPDLASSGSRREAMLGVKPNIAVYDGVANVKFFLPKGSYATTVLREYMKSSPEHMD from the coding sequence ATGCCCGGCCTGCAGGATTTAAGGCGGCAGGTATCCATGGCCAGGAAAACGCCGTTTGAGCTGGAAATGCTCATGGGAATTGAGGCGTACATGACTGACGAGGAGGGCATAGGGGGGGACCTCCGGATCGAGCCTGCGGACTTCAAAGTGAGCGAGATATCTGATTTTAAGGTGGGACAGTCGGGTGAATATCTAATAGTTCGGCTCACGAAGGAGAACTGGGAGACCCACCACCTCATCCGTGACCTGTCGAGGCAGCTAGGCATAAGCGAGGAGCGTATTGGCATAGCTGGCACGAAGGACAAGCGGGCGGTCACCTCCCAGTTGATAAGCATAAGAGGCATTTCAGAAGAGCAGCTGGCACGGGTGGACCTGCCCCGCGTCAGGCTGGAGCCTATTGGGCGGGCGAATAGGGATATAGGGCTGGGGGACCTGCGTGGCAACGAGTTCGACATCAACATTAAGAATATCGTGCTTGATAAAGAGGGGCTTTCCATGCGCGTGAAGGCTATAGACGAGAGCATTGCGAGAGCGGGGGGCGTCCCGAACTTTTTTGGGTACCAGCGTTTCGGCATCGTGCGGCCTGTCACCCACCTTGTAGGCAAAAAGCTGGTACAGGGCGACGTCGAAGGCGCCGCCATGGCCTACATAGCAGCCTCATTCCCGGGCGAGATGGAGGAGAACAGGAAGGCCAGGGACTTAGTCTTCAAGACGAAGGACTTTAAGGAGGGACTCAAGCTCTATCCTTTAAATTTAAGGTATGAGCGTGCCATGATGCATTACCTGGTGGAGCATCCTGGCGACTATGCAGGGGCTTTCCGTGCATTATCCCCCCGGCTTTTAAAGCTATTCGTGCACGCTTATCAATCGTATCTCTTCAACAGGCTCCTTAGCCGGCGCATGCTTGACGGCATTTCCCTGGTAGAGCCGGTCGAGGGGGATGTGATATGCTTCGCTGACGGGCGAGGAGTGGCCGACGTGTCGAAGCTGGAGGTCGTGACCGGGAGAAACCTCGCTGATGTCAGGTTTTTAATAAAGAGGCATCGAGCCTTCGTGACCCTGCCCCTGATAGGCAAGGATACGGCGCTCGATGGCGGCATCACCGGCGAAGAAGAGAGGAGGATACTTGAAGAGGAGGGAATTACGCCTGCCGATTTTGCCATCGCCGCCATGCCCGACCTTGCGTCATCGGGCTCCAGGCGGGAAGCAATGCTAGGCGTGAAGCCAAATATAGCGGTGTACGATGGGGTGGCGAACGTTAAGTTTTTCCTGCCAAAAGGCTCCTATGCCACGACCGTGCTCAGGGAGTACATGAAATCAAGCCCTGAACACATGGATTAG
- a CDS encoding MTH865 family protein, with amino-acid sequence MVEKSTMIMGEEPSPEDIAELDNLKIQIVEQLRAADVKFPIRNKDELARVYPKGTRMSCTYKGKQISIHDLIPLIDDRVFPLENAGDTATALVSSCQLLK; translated from the coding sequence ATGGTGGAGAAAAGCACTATGATCATGGGCGAGGAGCCTTCCCCGGAAGACATCGCAGAGCTCGATAACCTTAAAATCCAGATAGTGGAGCAGCTAAGGGCGGCTGATGTGAAGTTCCCTATAAGGAATAAGGACGAGCTGGCGAGAGTCTACCCAAAAGGCACGCGCATGAGCTGTACCTATAAAGGAAAGCAGATATCAATTCACGACCTTATCCCGCTTATAGATGACCGGGTTTTCCCGCTTGAGAACGCGGGCGATACGGCGACGGCGCTGGTCAGCAGTTGTCAGCTTTTGAAATAG
- a CDS encoding DRTGG domain-containing protein translates to MKSIFVSSITPRSGKTVITLGLALNSKVFTGFFKPFQEKMITVNGHLVEEDAYLMQSIIDFEASTSELCPFPRESIPSLTMDQVVEAYERVSKGKELMIIEGVEFITAGFLYGLSGFDIVERLGSDFILLSNADQDSLDRLAMIKHYMDYRGIPLKGVILNFCDDVGLENFLRSKGIPVLGSMPYTPSLRTLRVFEIVEELNGIVLAGNENLSNAVEKIIIGAMSRESALRYFERVPNKAVITGGDRNDVSLAALETSTACLILTGGLLPSQEVIDRARSLGVPLVSVRDDTLTASEAIDRMIARIDPNDEKKIKLIKEEVARNIDVSRILR, encoded by the coding sequence GTGAAGTCGATTTTCGTCAGCTCCATAACCCCGAGAAGCGGCAAAACTGTTATAACGCTAGGCCTGGCGTTGAACTCGAAGGTATTCACGGGCTTCTTCAAGCCGTTCCAGGAAAAGATGATAACTGTGAACGGCCACCTCGTGGAGGAGGATGCATACCTCATGCAATCCATCATAGACTTCGAGGCAAGCACCAGCGAGCTCTGCCCGTTCCCACGGGAGTCAATACCATCGCTCACAATGGATCAGGTTGTAGAGGCGTATGAGAGGGTGAGCAAAGGCAAAGAGCTGATGATCATCGAGGGAGTCGAGTTTATAACCGCGGGCTTCCTGTACGGGCTGTCGGGCTTTGACATCGTGGAGAGGCTTGGGTCAGACTTTATTTTGTTGAGCAACGCTGACCAGGATTCCCTGGATAGGCTGGCCATGATCAAGCATTACATGGATTACCGGGGAATACCGCTCAAAGGCGTCATATTGAATTTTTGCGATGACGTAGGGCTCGAGAATTTTTTGAGGAGCAAGGGCATCCCCGTTTTAGGCTCCATGCCTTATACGCCTTCGCTCAGGACGCTTCGCGTCTTCGAGATAGTGGAGGAGCTAAACGGCATAGTACTGGCTGGCAACGAAAACCTGAGCAATGCTGTGGAGAAGATCATCATCGGGGCTATGAGCCGCGAGTCTGCGCTGCGTTATTTCGAGCGCGTGCCCAATAAAGCCGTTATCACGGGAGGGGACCGCAATGACGTTTCCCTGGCAGCGCTTGAGACGTCCACCGCTTGTCTCATCCTGACTGGCGGGCTTTTGCCTTCACAGGAGGTCATCGACAGGGCGCGCTCCTTAGGGGTGCCATTGGTGTCTGTCCGTGATGACACTTTAACTGCATCCGAGGCCATCGACAGGATGATAGCGCGCATCGACCCCAACGACGAGAAGAAGATAAAGCTGATCAAGGAAGAAGTGGCCAGGAACATCGACGTAAGCCGGATATTACGCTAG
- a CDS encoding endonuclease III domain-containing protein: MSRHRGKKDEIFENELLEIYASLRRAFGHRNWWPAEEPFEVIIGAILTQNVSWNNASKAISNLKREGKLSPSTLYECSVEDIAPLIKPARFYNSKAVKIKNFMEFFFKEYGGDLAAMSSEDSASLRKKLLAVKGLGKETVDCILLYACGKPVFVVDAYTKRIFLRYGILNGDPTYDEIQGYFMASLPPNAALYNDYHAQIVHLGSSICRPKPLCGSCPIATNGKLNCHYLNAELKTKKVI, translated from the coding sequence ATGTCTCGACATCGTGGGAAAAAGGATGAGATATTTGAAAATGAGCTATTAGAGATATATGCATCGCTCCGGCGGGCGTTCGGGCACCGCAACTGGTGGCCGGCAGAGGAGCCGTTCGAGGTGATCATCGGCGCCATATTGACGCAAAACGTCTCCTGGAACAACGCAAGCAAGGCGATATCCAACCTAAAGAGAGAAGGCAAGCTAAGCCCCTCAACGCTTTATGAGTGCAGCGTGGAGGACATCGCTCCTTTGATCAAGCCCGCCAGGTTCTATAACTCTAAAGCGGTGAAAATTAAAAACTTCATGGAATTCTTTTTTAAAGAATATGGCGGGGATTTAGCTGCCATGTCGAGTGAAGACTCCGCATCGCTAAGGAAAAAGCTGCTGGCGGTCAAAGGCCTTGGCAAGGAGACCGTAGACTGCATCCTGCTGTACGCTTGCGGGAAGCCCGTATTCGTGGTCGACGCCTACACAAAGAGGATATTCCTGAGATACGGCATCCTCAATGGAGACCCCACATATGATGAGATACAGGGCTATTTTATGGCGAGCCTGCCCCCGAACGCGGCTCTCTACAACGATTACCATGCGCAGATAGTGCACCTGGGGAGCTCGATATGCAGGCCTAAGCCTCTTTGCGGGTCTTGCCCCATCGCCACTAATGGTAAGCTAAATTGCCATTATCTTAATGCAGAGTTAAAAACAAAAAAAGTTATTTAA
- a CDS encoding pyruvate kinase alpha/beta domain-containing protein, giving the protein MITREIVYFEKAGAQNTDDTIRMAVKRAKELGIKYVVVASTSGETGVKAARAFKGTDVKVVVVGHHVGFSKPGVRELEEPYIKELKELGATIVEQTHALSGVERSITRRLGGASRVESIAEALRTLISVGTKVCVEISIMAADGGHVPVDGKTEVIAIGGTWNGADTACVILPAHANNFFDMQVREIICMPRDKSRA; this is encoded by the coding sequence ATGATAACACGTGAGATTGTATACTTTGAGAAGGCTGGCGCTCAGAACACCGATGATACTATTAGGATGGCGGTTAAGCGCGCTAAGGAGCTGGGCATAAAGTACGTGGTAGTGGCGAGCACCAGCGGCGAGACCGGGGTAAAGGCCGCCAGGGCTTTCAAAGGAACGGACGTAAAAGTCGTCGTTGTAGGGCATCACGTTGGCTTCTCGAAGCCTGGCGTCAGGGAGCTTGAGGAGCCTTACATTAAAGAGCTCAAGGAGCTGGGGGCCACCATCGTGGAGCAAACCCATGCTTTGTCTGGCGTAGAAAGGTCTATCACCCGTCGGCTCGGTGGCGCGTCGAGGGTAGAGTCTATAGCTGAGGCGTTGAGGACGCTGATAAGCGTAGGCACAAAGGTCTGCGTGGAGATAAGCATTATGGCCGCTGACGGTGGCCATGTGCCCGTGGATGGCAAGACCGAGGTCATCGCCATCGGTGGCACCTGGAACGGTGCCGACACGGCCTGCGTCATCCTGCCCGCACACGCCAACAACTTCTTCGACATGCAGGTACGCGAGATCATATGCATGCCACGAGACAAGTCCCGCGCATAA
- a CDS encoding transposase, whose product MDIINMEIVALRPSHMSILGIDSTKLEAYSRKDMDAGWGYDHINHNIMATRSTCYTNGTLAPICYTVTPANKHDNTQTTPLIKRLGARLLQAFAIPGMAYDAKKNVTIHLALGILFITMRNQRGEKTPTNKYRLQDYHNISEETLDRYYKNRMDCEHANISYSKDS is encoded by the coding sequence ATGGACATCATTAACATGGAGATAGTGGCGCTTCGCCCCTCTCACATGTCCATCCTCGGGATTGATAGCACAAAACTGGAAGCGTATAGTCGAAAAGACATGGACGCCGGCTGGGGCTACGATCACATCAACCATAATATTATGGCTACAAGGTCCACCTGTTATACGAATGGCACATTGGCCCCAATATGCTACACCGTTACCCCCGCAAACAAGCACGACAACACCCAGACGACACCACTGATAAAAAGACTCGGCGCACGCCTTTTACAGGCCTTCGCCATACCAGGCATGGCGTACGACGCCAAGAAGAACGTGACCATTCACCTCGCCCTGGGCATATTATTCATAACGATGAGGAACCAACGAGGCGAGAAAACCCCCACGAACAAGTACCGGCTACAAGATTATCATAATATCAGCGAGGAAACACTGGACCGATATTATAAAAACAGGATGGATTGCGAGCACGCGAATATTTCCTACTCAAAAGACAGCTAG
- the tgtA gene encoding tRNA guanosine(15) transglycosylase TgtA codes for MANIFEITDKDLLGRIGKLYTPHGVVETPTVMPVINPNLMLIEPGEMGRYGAQMLITNSYIIYKSERWHDAAVKQGLHSMLGFNGPIMTDSGAFQLSIYGSVEVTNEEIVSFQRDIGSDIGVPLDIPTPPDVSLERAKEELEVTFSRLSAARKHAGDMLLAGPVQGSTYPELREEAARKVYEIGFDVYPLGAVVPLMEAYRYRELVDVIARSKMGLGPDAPVHLFGAGHPMMLALAVALGCDLFDSAAYALYAKDGRYLTVDGTYHLGSLQHLPCDCPVCASHTAKELIEMDENARARLLAEHNLYVTFAELRLIKQSIIDGDLMELVERRCRSHPRLLSGLKRMMDYSAHIEKFDPATKSAFFYLGPESCRRPEVIRHNSLLDNLEVKGSVLITTDRHADSTGFDEVFYVKAPFGVYPEALSETYPIGQSETVDTLEAEARDATLQNIAHFIESHKDAAFTFAYTQEWECPLISDISKHAKTIKL; via the coding sequence ATGGCCAATATTTTTGAGATAACCGACAAGGACCTGCTGGGCAGGATAGGCAAGCTATATACGCCCCATGGTGTCGTGGAGACGCCCACAGTCATGCCTGTAATCAACCCCAATTTAATGTTAATAGAGCCGGGCGAGATGGGCAGGTATGGGGCACAAATGCTCATAACGAACTCTTACATAATCTATAAGAGCGAGCGGTGGCACGACGCAGCAGTTAAGCAGGGGCTTCACTCGATGCTGGGCTTCAACGGGCCAATAATGACCGACTCAGGGGCCTTCCAGCTCTCCATATACGGGTCGGTAGAGGTGACCAACGAGGAAATAGTATCGTTCCAGAGGGACATAGGATCGGACATTGGCGTGCCACTGGACATCCCTACTCCGCCCGATGTTTCCCTTGAGAGGGCTAAGGAAGAGCTTGAGGTGACTTTCAGCAGGCTGAGCGCTGCCAGGAAACATGCTGGAGACATGCTGCTGGCCGGGCCGGTCCAGGGTTCTACTTATCCGGAATTGAGAGAGGAGGCGGCCCGCAAGGTCTATGAGATTGGATTTGACGTATACCCGCTCGGCGCGGTCGTACCACTCATGGAGGCGTACAGGTACAGAGAGCTTGTGGACGTCATCGCGCGCTCAAAGATGGGCCTTGGGCCGGACGCTCCCGTGCATTTATTCGGCGCCGGCCATCCCATGATGCTGGCCCTCGCGGTGGCGCTCGGCTGCGACCTCTTCGACTCGGCGGCATACGCCTTATACGCGAAGGACGGCCGTTACTTAACGGTGGATGGCACTTATCACCTCGGCAGCCTACAGCACTTGCCATGCGATTGCCCGGTCTGCGCATCGCACACAGCAAAGGAGCTAATTGAGATGGACGAAAACGCGAGGGCAAGGCTGCTTGCCGAGCATAACCTGTACGTCACGTTCGCCGAATTGCGCCTCATAAAGCAGAGCATCATAGATGGCGATTTAATGGAGCTGGTCGAGCGACGGTGCAGGAGCCATCCAAGGCTGCTCTCAGGCCTCAAGCGCATGATGGACTACTCCGCCCATATAGAAAAGTTCGACCCTGCCACAAAATCAGCATTCTTCTACCTGGGGCCGGAGTCGTGCAGGAGGCCAGAGGTCATAAGGCATAACAGCCTTTTAGATAACCTTGAAGTGAAAGGCAGCGTCCTCATCACGACCGATAGGCATGCGGATAGCACCGGCTTCGATGAGGTTTTTTACGTTAAGGCCCCGTTTGGAGTGTATCCAGAAGCGCTAAGCGAGACCTACCCTATAGGCCAATCCGAGACCGTAGACACGCTTGAGGCGGAAGCCAGGGACGCAACGCTCCAGAATATAGCCCATTTCATCGAAAGCCATAAAGATGCGGCGTTCACCTTCGCATATACCCAGGAATGGGAGTGCCCGCTCATAAGCGATATTTCAAAGCACGCTAAAACTATCAAGCTATAG